In the genome of Cryptomeria japonica chromosome 8, Sugi_1.0, whole genome shotgun sequence, one region contains:
- the LOC131035876 gene encoding uncharacterized protein LOC131035876, with translation MGNYFMHADNGLKMIPESEIDTSLNNFLVNCESSCESSVIESEGASTSQQEILDFDTVSIGSPDDVWTLEFDDSYSSTESGAGIVLISPKGNLFLFSFKLQFNNTNNTTEYESLLLGMKVAQQKGIKNLHAQGDAELIVCQIRNIYQTRSEKLRHYRNLVWDLIETFDAFDISVVSCEFNDRADSLAVSATSLIPHKDFLGSTYVVELVFRPGVPDSIAHTKHS, from the coding sequence atgggtaattatttcatgcatgctgATAATGGTCTAAAGATGATTCCTGAGAGTGAAATTGATACTTCACTCAATAATTTCTTAGTTAATTGTGAAAGtagttgtgaaagtagtgttatTGAATCAGAGGGagcttcaacttcacaacaagaaattctcgaTTTTGATACCGTTagcattggtagtccagatgatgtttggacaCTGGAGTTTGACGACAGCTATTCTTCCACCGAATCAGGAGCCGGTATCGTTTTGATTTCTCCCAAGGGTAATCTTTTccttttctccttcaaattgcagttTAATAACACAAACAACACCACTGAGTATGAGTCTCTCCTTCTAGGAATGAAGGTTGCTCAACAAAAGGGAATTAAGAACTTACATGCTCAAGGGGATGCTGAGTTAATAGTCTGTCAGATCagaaacatatatcaaacaaggagtGAAAAGTTGCGACATTACCGCAATCTTGTCTGGGATCTAATAgaaacatttgatgcttttgatatatctgtAGTTTCTTGTGAGTTCAATGATAGGGCCGACTCATTAGCAGTATCAGCAACATCTTtgattcctcacaaagattttttaggatcaacttatgttgttgaatTGGTTTTCCGGCCAGGCGTTCCTGACAGTATTGCGCATACAAAGCATTCTTAA